Within the Sarcophilus harrisii chromosome 2, mSarHar1.11, whole genome shotgun sequence genome, the region CTTTGGCTCAGGCCTGTTAATTCCCGCCTAATCACAGGGGGAAGGTGGGTGgcttctttctgggtctcagttttcccatctgtcagATGGGGAGGGTGGATGGATTCGATGGCCGTGGAGGCGCTCTCTGGCTCTGGAGCTGTCTGATTCGGGGGCCTCTGGTCCCTTCTATGGGACTCTAAGGAAGCTTTATACAAATGGGAGAGATGACCATTCTGACCGTCCTCTTCATTAGAACACGCCACCTTTGAACTGGGAGCTACCTGGATCCATGGTTCCCATGGAAACCCCGTCTACCATCTAGCAGAAGAGAATGGCTTGCTGGAAGAGACGACGGATGGGGAGCGCAGCGTGGGCCGTATCAGCCTGTATTCCAAGAATGGCGTGGCCTACTACCTCACCAACCGTGGCCAAAGAATCCCTAAGGACGTGGTTGAGGAATTCAGCGATTTATACAACGAGGTGGGTGACGGGCAGAGGGGAgctcggggtgggggtggggaagggtcTGGGAGCCCCCCAAGCCGGAGAGTCGGGAGCTGGCACTTGGGGGCCCGGACTGCCCTTCGCTCGCTGGGGGGCTGGGAATCTCCCCTCCGGGCCTCAGTTGGCCCCTCCCGGACTATCCCGTGCTTCCCAGGCAGCCCCTGAGAACTAGCTGAAGAGAAAGGGAGCATCGAGTCCTTAACACCAGGGAAGGTTATTTTCATGTCTTGTGTGTATGAAGAGAGCAACAGTAACAACACTTGGCAGGCAGGGAGCATCTCAGTTATGAGCCTTCCGGCCCCTAGGGGCGCCACAGTGCAGAGAGCCCTGAGTGTGAAAGACTCATCATcttccggagttcaaatctggcctcagacattagcaagtcacttaaccctgtttgccaaatattttctcattggatcctcacaagaAACTTGGAAGGGATTTGCCATTTtcaaacccattttacagaagagggaaactgaggctaagtgatttgttgAGGGTCACGAAGCTATTAAGCTTCTGAGGCAAGATTGGAATTCAGCTCTTTCTCACTCCATGACTAACGCTAACCACTCCACCACCTGGCTGCCTTGCTGAGGGATCTGATGGTGTGGGTAACTCTCAGTACCAGGGCAGAGGTAGATCAGCTGCTTCTCGGTAACGCAGAGTCTTTGAGGGTGGCCTGGGCCACGAGTTGGGCAGGTGGCAGAGCTAGGGTGTGTCAGAGGGATCATTTGGAATCCAGGCTTCCCACCCCAAGGCCCATCTGctgcccttccccccatcctGCCTTGTGATGTCTGAATACTGAGCAATTCACTAATACCCAAGTAACGCTTTGTGACTGAAAGAAATGGGGATCTTTAGCCCTGAAGGATTATCCCCTGGAATGGGACGCTGGGACTTGTGGTGCTTGGCTCCAGATTTCAGTTTAGTGTAAGGAAATGTTTCCTAATAACGGAAACCTTGGAGGGTGGTGAGTTCCCTGATATTCAAGTTATTCAAGCAGAAATTGGGTCACTGTTTTTGTTGGATTTTGCGGAGGCTTCCTGATTGGGTAGAGGTTGGAATAGGTGATCCCAGAAGTCCCTCCATTGCTCaggcttttcatttttgttatgcTCTGACCTGTCTGGTACAAAATCAAACAAGTTGGGGGCGGGGAGGaaatctgccctcaagaaatttataattggTATTCTAATGATGGATAATGCCTTGCATGGGTCAGTTATTAAGAAAACAACCATAACCCGGTTAGAATTAGGTTCTTACCTAATGAGAGTCATCCCCTGTGGAGGGAGAACTGATCGATTTCTTGCTTGGGACCAAGCTCCGTGTGATCTTGAATAACTTAATAGCTTTGGGACTGGTTTCTCTTCTGTCAAATTAGGGGGTCTggctagatggtctctgaggtccctcgCAGGCCTAACACAGCGGCTCTAAAAATTCTGTGGGAAAAGAAATTCCCCTCCCTGGTGTCCTTGAGTTCTGGGCCTATGGGATTATCCTCACACCCAGTAGAGAActcatttcctccttctcctccttctcttccttctcttccttctcctcctcctccttcttctccttttcttcgtccttctcctcttcctcctccttctgctcctcttcctccttctcctcctcctcctctttctccttctccttctctttcttcttttctctctgtctctttatctctctcctatTCTAGTACAGGAAGGCATCATGtcagggggaaggagaaggaggaaagggtaCTTCCAGAAGACTGCAGGAAGTAACCCATTGGCCATGCTGGTTCCCAGAACCAACCAATGACTAGTCTGTCACAGGCATTTGGGAACAAGGAGTAAGCTTTCTCTATAAGCCCCATCTCCATCCCCTTATTCCTTATCTACTTAGATTTAGGAAGGGACTTTCAAAGTCTGAtgcccttattttacagatggggaaaccgaggctcagagaggttatatGATTTAGGTTCATAGATCTAGAATGACCAGAGACTTTAGTGGCCACTGAATCCCGCCCCCtaatttttgcagatgaggaaactgaggcattgagaggttaaggaaTTTCTCTAGTCATACGCTAGTAAgtgagatcttcctgacttgaagtcCAGTGCTCAATCTACAATACCACGGGGCTACCCTTTTTGACATAGCTCGGAGATTATTGTTTCATTAAACCCGATCAGCTGACTCTCCATGGCactgaggggaggggaggggtctCGTTAGAAAccattcctccctttcctcccattcTCTGATCGCCTGTTTTCCAGATCGCTCACGCTTATCCTTGTGTCAGCACCAGAGAGAGTTCTGGGAGGGGGCCAGCGGCCCACGGCTTTGGACTCTTTGGAGAGAGATACGTGCATAGACACATGTGCGCCCTGGCCAAGGGCTTCCTGGTGGGATGGGGACAGTCACGAAGCCTTGGAGGGAGAGACCCCTAGGTGACCTAGAGAGGCGGATTTCTTTTTCCCACTAAAATCTTGGAGACGCCCTCTTAGAGCTGCGAGAGTCCTTAGGGAGCTTTAGTCTAACTTGTTAATTTTATAGGGAGGAAACGAGTCCATTGAGGTTAACTGATATGTTCAAAATCACGCAGGGAATTTCAGTTAGAATCTGAACCCTGTCAGGACTGGAAGCTGCTCCTTCCCTTTAAGGTTTGGCAAGGACACATCAGGAAAATGGGAGAGCTGTCCCTCGTGAGCTGGGCCACCTTGGAGGTGGCGGGCTTCCCCTTACTGGAGGGGACTGCTTGTGAGATTtttaagtgggggggggggtccttTGGAGGTAAGCGTTGGACTACTTGGCcactgtggttcctgctgagctTGAGGTTCTGGGATGTCGTCCCCATTCTGCTGGAGTCATTTCTCAGCCCCCTATACTAGGGGGAAACCCCTTAAGGAGACTTCTGTCTGATCTCACATCTCTCAGGGATGTCCTGATTTTCTGGGGCAGATAACACCCTTCCATAGCCACCCGTCTGCCCATAAATACTTACCCTGGTCTTTAAGAAAAAGCAACAAGAGAAATTAGTCTAGTGGAATTAAATAGGCAAGTGCTACAGGGCTTAGATGAGCAGCCACACTGGCCAGAGGAGGAAGGCTTGGACTGGAATTGAGGCAGGGGAAGGGATGCCAGACATGCATCCAGGCAGGATGTGGCTGGAGTTCTGGTTCTGTAGTGGGTGTGGCAGTGGGCGGGGTGATTAGCTTCTGGgttccttggtttcctcatctgtaaaatgaggcagtggAAGTGGTCGGCCTCTTAAGCTCTTTCCAATTCTAGATCAATGATCCCGTGACTGCTGactattgtcattattttgtcCCTCTGAACtggcccagtttcctcatttagaaaaagagaaggttgCACTGGACGGCTTCTGCAGCCCTTTCCAGCCCTAGCGCTTTCATGGACGGCCTTGGAAAAAGtcctttggtctcagtttcctcatctgtaaatggagggGGCTAGCCCCTTCGAGCTGCTGGTCCGTGAGCAGCCTGTGGGTGATGGAGGCCCTTTCATTTCCCGGCCTTCATGCTGCTCTCTTACCCCCCTCAGGTCTATAACCTGACCCAAGAGTTCTTCCAGAGAGGTAAACCAGTCAATGCTGAGAGTCAGAACAGTGTGGGCGTTTTCACCCGAGAAGAAGTGCGAAATCGCATCAAAGCCGAGCCGGATGATTCGGAGGCCACCAAACGCCTGAAACTTGCCATGATCCAGCAGTATCTGAAGGTGGGCCGGGGGGGGTCTCTGGTCACTTACTCCGTGGCAGCCGGGCCAAGGGCCTGACCACTTTAGGGGCTCAATCCAAGGCTACTGAACTAACTTCCACACTGAGTCTCTTCTTGGGTGATGGCGGATCTCTGTGGGCTGGGGGGTAGGGGAAGGGCAGTGGAGGAGCGTCATCCCCGGCTCCCCAGGCCTCTGACTTTATAGGGAGGTCAGCTCTTGTTCTCAGGAAATCTTTGGCCTGATTTGGGGGGGGGTTCCTCCCAAGCCCCTTTCTCTTAGGGGGTGGATGGGATCTCCCAATGGGAGGGGATAAATCAGAGACTTTGGAGTCCGACACCCtcgggaggaaactgagacccaaagagggaTCTGCTGGTATGATACTGCAAGCAGCCCGGGTGGCTGACTCCCGGGGGAGCATTCTGACCTTTGCAGGGGTGGGGAGGTGGCCTCTCCTCCACCATTATCTCATTCATGAAGGCACCGGGCAGCCTTTACCTAATAAATCTTAGCCTGGCTGATGATGGGGATGGTTTCAGACTCCGGCTGACCCCCCCTTCATTTGTTCCATTGTTTGTTCGCTGAACAAACGTTCGTGGAGCCTTTGCCATAATACAAGCCGGGTCCCAGGCTCAGAAACGGTCCCTAGCTGCGGGGCCTCCCGGGCCTGCGGGACCGTCGGGGAAATGCTGGCCAGAAACCTCCGTGACCCCTGGTGGGCCCCCGGCGCTCCCCGCCGGCTCCCCCTCACTCTGTCCCTTCCCCGTCAGGTGGAGAGCTGTGAGAGTAGCTCCCACAGCATGGACGAGGTGTCCCTCAGCGCCTTCGGGGAGTGGACGGAGATCCCGGGGGCTCACCACGTCATCCCCTGCGGCTTCATGCGCATCGTGGAGCTGCTGGCCCAGGACATCCCGGACCGCGTCATCCAGCTGGGCAAGGCGGTCCGCTGTGTGCACTGGGACCGGGCGGCGGCCCGGCGCCGGGGCCCCGAGATCGAGCAGCTGGCCGACCACAACAAGGACACGGCCGAGGAGGGCGGCGAGGAGCCCGGGGAGGAGCTGGGCCAGGGAGGGGGCGAGGAGGGGGGCCAGTGGCCCGTGGCCGTGGAGTGCGAGGATTGCGAGGTGATCCCGGCCGACCACGTGATCGTGACCGTGTCCCTGGGCGTCCTGAAGAAGCACCATTCCACGCTCTTCCGCCCGGCGCTTCCCTCCGAGAAGGCCGGGGCCATCCGCCGCCTGGGCATCAGCACCACGGACAAGATCTTCCTGGAGTTCGAGGAGCCCTTCTGGGGCGCCGAGTGCAACAGCCTCCAGTTCGTGTGGGAGGACGAGGCCGAGAGCCGCAGCCTCACCTACCCCGAGGAGCTGTGGTACCGCAAGATCTGCGGCTTCGACGTGCTCTACCCGCCCGAGCGCTACGGCTACGTGCTCAGCGGCTGGATCTGCGGGGAGGAGGCCCTCGTCATGGAGAGGTGCGACGACGAGGCCGTGGCCGAGATCTGCACGGAGATGCTGCGGAAGTTCACAGGTGGGCGACGCCGGGGTGGGGGGCGGCGGCGGGGGGAGGTGGGGGCTGCCTCTCCCAGCAGGCACCTCTTGGGAGGCCCGGGCCGTTCTGGCTCTCAGCCAGCTGGGTGGGCCTCGGCAGGTAGTTGGGGAAAGCTCCCGGCCTTGGAGTCAAGGGCCTGAGCGCAGACCTTCCCTCTGCTGCGGATTGTGTCTGCAAAGTTAGGTCCTGACCATGAAATTAGGGAGCTGGGTCCCACGTCCCCAAGGGCCCTTCCAGCTTCTGATCGCTAATCTTATAGAATGAGGTCCCAGCTATAAAATTAGAGAAGTGGAGCTGGTGGTCTCTAAGCTCCCTTCCAACTTTTGCTCTCTACTCTTATAAAATTAGAGAGGTGGTtcgatggtctctaaggtcccttccaattcttgaCCTCTAACCTTATAAAATTAGAGAGAAGGATCCATaggtctctaaggtctctttcagctcttaaTCCCTAGTCTTATGACTTTGTTCAActcatttcagtttcctcatctgcaaaggagtggactagatagtctctgagatcccttctagtcTTAGATCACGATGTTGTGATCATCCTGTAGGGCCTGCCCAAAGAGTGGGGTTTATCCCAGAGTTCCAGGGTTCTCTGTGGGACCTGGATCTGAAAACTATCACTTGAGAGCCCCAACTGGTGGGCCTTACCACGGTCCACTTACATGGTGGTGCCTGAGTCTGCTCCTCTCTTGACTGCCAGGACTGGCTCCCTCTTGAATCCTGTAGGCAGCTCTCTTCTCTGCTGCCAGAGGTCATGCAGAGATTATTGGTCCTGGTTCTTCATACCCGTGCCTTTCTGTGCTGGGCATGGTACCTCCTGTGGACAAGTGGGATCTGCTGCAAGACCCTCTGGATGATGGGGTGTAGGAGAGAAAagtcccctctcttctccttgcTGGTAGAGGCACGTGCCATGGAGGTGCTTTCTGCCTCAAACACTGTCTTGGACTCACAGGCTCATCTTTTTAAAGACCATCAAGATTGAGGTTGACCTGTGGCCCTCCCAATGGTCACATGTCTTGGGGGCCCTCCTTCTGGCTTTTTAACGGGACACCAGAGTTTGTACTTTGTTTCTACACACTAACCCGTCATTACCTTTGTTACTTGCTCCTTATGTGTTTATAGGAACCACGCAAGTGGTTTCTACTCCCCTTCCAtcctaatgatgatgatgatgacaataatttgtattttgtgctaggccctgtgctaagtgttttagaAACAGTATGTCAGttgatcttaaaaataaaacaactttaagtTGGCAGGTGCTATTTTTgccccaattttacagttgaggaaaccaagtcgtagaggttcagtgactttcccagtgtaGTGAGTGGGAGAATTGGTGCTGTAATCCAGATGTCTTAGCTCTAGTTGGGGCTCTCGCATTTGCGCTTACCCTTTCATTTCCAAGACTAGTTTAGGTCAGTATGTCTCCTCCCCTCCTGGgcctccttttttttccatcttaaaaaATGAGGTTGGATGAAAATGCTTTTAACAGCTGTGACTTCCTTGGGGGAGCCTTCCCTTCATTAATGTAGTTACAACTCCCCTGAAACTTAACAGATGGTCACGGATTGCTGCAGCCGACCTGCTGATGAGTTCTCCAAACTTAGCCAGGCTGGTCATTGGATGTTGGGCCTGTGACCTCTCTCGGCCCATCCTCAGAGCCTTTCCAGCTTGTCAGGAGTGAGGAGAGTGTGGTTTAGGATGGCGCGGCGTCCAAGAATCCAGGGAAACCAGGATAAGATCCTCGAGAGGGTTGCGGTGGAGTTAAAATGGTTCCAAAAAGGACAACAGGAGAATTCTCTTATTCAAAACAGCTAATCCTGTGCTTTCCTAAATGTCCAGCATGAGCATCACACTCAGCCAAATCCGAGCTCTCATGGCTCCCACCACACGCATCCATACGTCCCATCTATTATCCCCACAAAACTTCACCTTGGGGGGCTAAGACATGCTATTGGCccctatttggggaaaaaagcttAGAGTTTCAGTGAGTTTGGGGTAGTAGATGAGCCAAggagatcataaatttagaaccaAAAAGGACTAAGAATAAATCAGCCAGCCAGCATGTATCGAGCCTCTCCTGTCTTCTAGCACACTGCTGGATACCAAATAAAATGGAAGCCAATTCCTGCCCTCTGGGGCCTGAGAGTCTAGCTGGGGGAGACAGCATAACCAGATTTAGAGCTATAGATCTATAGAATTATACAGCGTAGTGAGGATGGCCAAGGGCCTGGCAGCTGGGATGAACTGGCCAGGGAAGGCCTCTTGTAGGACGTGGTGCTTCccctgagtcttgaaggaaaggCTTTCTGAGGGAAGGTGGAGTTTTCTCTGATTTGCCAACCATGTAGGTAATAAATGGCTGGGCCAGTGGTTGAAGTCAAGTTTTGTGACTCAAAAATCCAGGGTATTGCATATTTTGGGGCCTAGATTCAGGGCTGAAGGGtacaaatttctctttttgaagatgagaaactgaggctcagagatacTCGGAGGCCCACTGTCACCAGGAAGGAAGGGGTAGACTGCAATCTAGGTACTCTCCAGCTCTCTTCCCATTGTACCACCCTGCCTCTAATCTATTGTGACTTTCTTCCCCCCTCCACGCTCTTCCCTACCATCCCTGAGGTGGTCGCCGGCTCCATCTCTGCCTGTGGCTCAGGGAGTTTCCTCAGTTTTCAAACATCCCCCCAGGCTCTACCTCTCACCAGCTCCTCTTGTGTGGATCCCAACAGGGAACCCCGACATCCCGAAGCCTCGCCGGATCCTCCGCTCCTTCTGGGGCAGCAACCCCCACTTCCGCGGCTCCTACTCCTACACCCAAGTGGGCTCAAGTGGGGCTGATGTGGAGAGACTAGCCAAGCCACTGCCTTATACAGAGAGCTCTAAGACAGCGGTGAGTGGGGTGCCCTCCTAGatgtgggagggaagaaggggtgTCTGTTTCTAAGTATTTATGAAGCCCCCCCAGAGTGATTGCTGAGGAGAAAAGCACGAGAAAATCAGTCTCCCTCAAGGGCCAACTTGGATCCTAGACTCAAATATGTGCTAATTAGAGAATGAGCTAAATCCCATCAGTTTTCCCAGATATCCACCCTGGGAAAAATCCTGAATTTTcaatcaaatgtttattaaacacctactatgtgccagctctGGGGACACAGTAACAGTAAAAATAGcaccttccctcaaggagtttaccttctAATGGGAAAGATGTGTACGTCAATAGGGATGTGCAGTGTATGGGGAGCAGAGGGGTTGAGCATTGAAGGGGGACACTCAGAGGAAGGGGACTGCTTGAAGACAGAGGCCCGGCCTCTGGGAATGAGGAAGGGATTGTCCTGGCAGATTCCCTACCATATTGAGGGCTGCTCTAGCTCTGAAGTCTGGGGAGGATCATGGGGAGCTGGAGAGCATCGCGGGGAGGCCGACTGGGACGGTCAAGGGCACTGGGGAGGTCATGACACTGAAAAATCTGGGCATGTTTGGCCCAGAGAAGAGAAGGCTCTTCCCAGAGACAGAATTTATTTTCGAAGGGCTGATATTTGGCCGAAAGACTAATCTTGTTCTGCACTTTCGGTCGCCCCAGGAAACTGCGTTCCCATCGCTGGGGGCTTTCTGGTCCGAGACGGATGACTTACCAGATCCTGGTTCAGGCGCGGGCTGGGTGTCACGGCCGCTTGTCCCGCCCTGTCTGACTGCTTGTCACCTTGCTCTCTCTCTGGCCTTTCCAGCCCATGCAGGTCCTGTTTTCTGGGGAGGCCACCCACCGGAAGTACTATTCCACCACCCACGGCGCCCTGCTCTCTGGCCAGCGGGAGGCAGCCCGCCTCATCGAGATGTACCAAGACTTTTTCCACCCTGGGACCTGAGGCGCTCTGGCTCAGAGTCCCTGACTCAGGACCCCCTTTCCCAGGCCTCCCCTTCGGCAAGGCCCCTGGGATCATTTTTCCTGATCCTGAGAAAAATcgattttttaagctttttattttttttaaatgcagacgCTCCAGCTGATTTACCCGGGGCACCCCCTGCAGCTTCCTTACACTCTGCACTGCACCTTCTAACGGGCTGTGCTGGGGATCCCTTTCTAACCCCCGGACTGAATCTCCTTGCGCCCCTCTGACTGG harbors:
- the SMOX gene encoding spermine oxidase, whose translation is MDGGVEKASRRVKFGKPLVTGGTLSVPKWRRRQPRVVVIGAGLAGLAAAKALLEHGFTDVLVLEASDRIGGRVQSVKLEHATFELGATWIHGSHGNPVYHLAEENGLLEETTDGERSVGRISLYSKNGVAYYLTNRGQRIPKDVVEEFSDLYNEVYNLTQEFFQRGKPVNAESQNSVGVFTREEVRNRIKAEPDDSEATKRLKLAMIQQYLKVESCESSSHSMDEVSLSAFGEWTEIPGAHHVIPCGFMRIVELLAQDIPDRVIQLGKAVRCVHWDRAAARRRGPEIEQLADHNKDTAEEGGEEPGEELGQGGGEEGGQWPVAVECEDCEVIPADHVIVTVSLGVLKKHHSTLFRPALPSEKAGAIRRLGISTTDKIFLEFEEPFWGAECNSLQFVWEDEAESRSLTYPEELWYRKICGFDVLYPPERYGYVLSGWICGEEALVMERCDDEAVAEICTEMLRKFTGNPDIPKPRRILRSFWGSNPHFRGSYSYTQVGSSGADVERLAKPLPYTESSKTAPMQVLFSGEATHRKYYSTTHGALLSGQREAARLIEMYQDFFHPGT